In the Flagellimonas sp. HMM57 genome, one interval contains:
- the zwf gene encoding glucose-6-phosphate dehydrogenase produces MKKTNSQMLIIFGASGDLTARKLIPALFNLYVAEQLPKNFIVLGASRSNLTDEEFRNRVVYESKYLKEKINGLDKKKLEAFANTLFYEDLGNDYASNYEGLSKRIEDLNDAHNTNHNYMFYLSTPPSIVETIAKNLSEYNLNDETKGFKRLIVEKPFGYNLETAKELNNGLQQYFKESQIYRIDHYLGKETVQNLLVTRFSNSIFEPLWNRNYIHHVEITNAESVGVEKRGGYYDKSGALRDMFQNHLLQIVSLVVMEPPIGDQPEEIRNEKVKALKSLRVMRDKQTLFDNTIRAQYVGSEINGEKVKGYRDEDGVDPDSTTETYAAVKFFVDNWRWHGVPFYVRTAKRMPTKVTEVIIHFKTPHHQIFQDSGVNNKDNKLIIRIQPDEGVLMKFGVKVPGQGFKVERANLDFYYSSLAQTYVMEAYERLLLDAMQGDATLYARADEVEAAWEFVDPILNYWKTGDDVRMYGYAAGVWGPENADELIDDLGFWRNPGENLADDPGYCVIC; encoded by the coding sequence ATGAAAAAGACCAATAGTCAAATGCTCATTATTTTTGGAGCTTCGGGCGATTTAACAGCCAGAAAGCTCATTCCAGCATTGTTTAATTTATACGTTGCAGAACAGCTGCCCAAAAATTTTATCGTTTTAGGTGCTAGTAGAAGTAACCTTACAGACGAAGAATTTAGAAATAGGGTGGTCTATGAAAGCAAGTATTTAAAAGAAAAGATTAACGGTCTGGATAAAAAGAAGTTAGAGGCATTTGCCAATACATTGTTCTATGAGGATTTAGGTAACGATTACGCCTCTAATTACGAAGGCCTGTCCAAGCGTATTGAGGATTTGAACGATGCCCACAATACGAATCATAATTACATGTTTTATTTATCCACACCTCCAAGTATTGTTGAGACGATAGCAAAGAACCTTTCAGAATACAATCTTAATGATGAAACGAAAGGCTTTAAACGGTTGATTGTGGAAAAGCCATTTGGATACAATCTGGAGACCGCAAAAGAACTGAATAACGGACTTCAGCAGTATTTTAAAGAGTCGCAGATTTATAGAATTGACCATTATCTTGGAAAAGAGACCGTACAAAACTTATTGGTGACCCGCTTCTCCAATAGCATCTTTGAGCCTTTGTGGAATCGAAATTACATTCACCACGTGGAAATAACCAATGCGGAGAGCGTTGGCGTAGAGAAAAGGGGAGGATACTATGATAAATCAGGTGCATTGCGCGACATGTTTCAAAACCACTTGCTGCAAATTGTTTCATTGGTGGTCATGGAACCTCCAATAGGTGATCAGCCAGAAGAAATACGAAATGAAAAAGTAAAAGCATTAAAATCGCTCAGGGTCATGCGGGATAAGCAAACCCTTTTTGATAATACGATACGTGCCCAATATGTTGGTTCGGAAATTAATGGGGAAAAAGTGAAAGGTTATCGCGATGAAGATGGTGTTGACCCAGACTCAACTACTGAAACCTATGCTGCGGTAAAGTTTTTTGTAGATAACTGGCGTTGGCACGGAGTTCCTTTTTATGTGCGTACGGCCAAACGCATGCCTACAAAAGTTACGGAGGTAATTATTCATTTTAAAACACCGCACCATCAGATTTTTCAAGATTCTGGAGTTAACAATAAAGACAATAAGCTGATAATCAGGATACAACCAGATGAAGGTGTTCTTATGAAGTTTGGAGTAAAAGTTCCTGGTCAAGGCTTTAAGGTGGAACGGGCGAATTTGGATTTTTACTATTCCAGTTTGGCACAAACCTATGTTATGGAAGCTTATGAGCGACTACTTTTAGATGCCATGCAAGGCGATGCTACGTTATATGCAAGAGCTGATGAAGTAGAAGCAGCTTGGGAGTTTGTTGACCCTATCTTGAATTACTGGAAGACCGGTGACGATGTAAGAATGTACGGTTATGCCGCAGGTGTTTGGGGACCTGAAAACGCAGATGAACTGATCGATGATTTAGGGTTCTGGCGGAATCCTGGTGAGAACTTGGCCGATGACCCTGGCTATTGTGTGATTTGTTAG
- the pgl gene encoding 6-phosphogluconolactonase, which translates to MELKIYRDKDEVAKQFSEYFSGLVEGKSIFHVALSGGSTPKIVFDLLAADFSSKIDWNKIHFYWGDERCVPPTNDQSNYKMTVAHLFSKVDVPQEHIHRILGENDPHKEAKRYGELLVEHLPSQNGTPQFDLVILGMGDDGHTASIFPHEIELWDSNENCEVAIHPDSGQRRVTLTGKVINNAKEVVFLVTGESKSEKITAILEKKEGHMDYPASLVHPNSGSLVWFMDADAAKELA; encoded by the coding sequence ATGGAATTGAAAATTTATAGGGATAAAGACGAAGTTGCAAAACAGTTCTCTGAATATTTTTCGGGATTGGTTGAGGGGAAATCCATTTTTCATGTGGCACTGTCTGGTGGAAGTACCCCAAAAATTGTTTTTGATTTGCTTGCTGCTGATTTTTCTTCAAAAATTGATTGGAATAAAATTCATTTTTATTGGGGAGATGAGCGATGCGTTCCACCAACGAATGACCAAAGCAACTATAAAATGACTGTAGCGCATCTGTTTTCCAAAGTTGATGTCCCCCAAGAACATATTCATAGAATATTAGGCGAAAACGACCCGCATAAAGAAGCTAAAAGATATGGTGAGCTATTGGTGGAGCATCTTCCGTCGCAAAATGGAACTCCTCAATTTGATTTAGTTATCTTAGGAATGGGTGATGACGGGCATACAGCTTCAATTTTTCCACATGAAATTGAATTATGGGATTCAAACGAAAACTGTGAGGTCGCCATTCATCCAGATTCTGGACAACGAAGGGTTACGTTAACAGGAAAAGTTATCAATAATGCGAAAGAAGTAGTTTTTTTGGTGACAGGAGAAAGTAAGTCAGAAAAAATAACAGCAATTCTTGAAAAGAAGGAGGGTCATATGGACTATCCAGCTTCTTTAGTACATCCAAATTCTGGGAGTTTGGTCTGGTTTATGGATGCAGATGCTGCTAAGGAACTTGCTTAG
- a CDS encoding acyl-CoA thioesterase, which translates to MKKFKTVEESKVSITELMLPSHSNFGGKVHGGHILNLMDQIAFACASKHSQAYCVTASVNRVDFLNPIEVGELVTLKASINYTGKTSMVVGVRVESENITTGKIKHCNSSYLTMVAKDESGKNRTIPGLLLFDKQGVRRFARSKERKASAQHRDSKYEAANFKIDAHLDTLEGENVQLDLN; encoded by the coding sequence ATGAAAAAATTCAAAACCGTAGAAGAATCCAAGGTTTCAATTACGGAGCTAATGCTACCTTCCCACTCCAATTTTGGTGGTAAAGTACATGGAGGACACATACTAAATCTGATGGACCAGATTGCTTTTGCATGCGCATCAAAACACTCACAAGCGTATTGTGTTACCGCCTCTGTCAATAGAGTAGATTTCTTAAATCCAATTGAAGTTGGTGAATTGGTCACCTTAAAAGCATCCATCAATTACACTGGAAAAACTTCAATGGTAGTAGGCGTCAGAGTTGAATCTGAAAATATTACCACTGGAAAGATCAAACATTGCAATTCATCTTATCTTACTATGGTCGCAAAAGATGAAAGTGGCAAAAACAGAACGATTCCAGGTTTACTATTATTTGACAAACAAGGGGTTCGCCGATTTGCCAGAAGTAAAGAACGAAAAGCCTCGGCCCAACATAGAGATTCCAAATATGAAGCTGCCAATTTTAAAATCGATGCGCATTTAGATACTTTAGAAGGTGAAAATGTACAGCTGGATTTAAACTAA
- a CDS encoding endonuclease domain-containing protein — protein MIIKYNPKLKELARQLRNNATKAEIFLWQKLKRNQMYGYDFHRQKPIDQYIVDFFCNKLRLAIELDGYSHQITEVWEKDVKKTKCLNELGINILRFSDYQVMNEMENVLRAIEDYIVTFEEKGFTPPSIPPC, from the coding sequence ATGATAATCAAATATAATCCAAAGCTCAAAGAACTTGCTAGGCAACTGCGTAATAATGCTACAAAAGCTGAAATTTTTCTTTGGCAAAAACTAAAGCGAAATCAAATGTATGGCTATGATTTTCATAGACAAAAACCTATTGATCAATACATTGTAGATTTCTTCTGTAATAAGTTGCGGTTAGCTATTGAATTAGATGGTTATTCACATCAAATAACTGAGGTTTGGGAAAAGGATGTCAAAAAGACGAAATGCCTAAATGAGCTTGGAATCAATATACTTAGATTTTCAGATTACCAAGTGATGAACGAAATGGAGAATGTACTACGAGCTATTGAGGATTATATTGTAACATTCGAAGAAAAAGGATTTACACCTCCCTCAATCCCTCCTTGTTAG
- a CDS encoding 6-phosphogluconate dehydrogenase: MKKAIFITISAILLGVSAYFAFIYYVPFSEGYRSGELIKFSRKGVLAKTWEGEISQGISGAQIFSFSVEDNKKDVIQKLKDFQGHYVKVTYKERYSTFFWLGDTKYFIIEVDKEKSPHFGN, encoded by the coding sequence ATGAAAAAAGCAATATTTATTACCATATCAGCCATCCTATTGGGAGTCTCGGCTTACTTTGCTTTTATCTACTATGTCCCTTTCAGTGAGGGCTATCGTTCCGGGGAATTGATAAAATTCAGTAGGAAAGGGGTGTTGGCCAAGACATGGGAAGGTGAGATAAGCCAAGGTATTTCAGGGGCTCAAATTTTTTCTTTTTCTGTAGAGGACAATAAAAAGGATGTCATACAGAAACTAAAGGATTTTCAAGGTCACTACGTAAAAGTTACTTATAAGGAACGGTACTCAACTTTTTTTTGGTTAGGGGATACAAAATATTTTATCATCGAGGTGGATAAGGAAAAATCGCCACATTTTGGGAATTAA
- a CDS encoding ABC transporter ATP-binding protein, producing MPGSIKNIITVKDVAIGYTSKTIVDTINFDLKSKELCAIVGVNGIGKSTLLRTLGNLQPKISGSITLNTKNLKDYASLKLAQELSLVLTEQPASKNLTVEELIALGRQPYTNWIGTLTKTDKKQIQKSLDTFLLNDLRYRKCHELSDGQLQRVLIARAMAQDTPIILLDEPTTHLDLYHKVQILKLLQQLAHEQQKTIIFTTHEIDLAIQLCDKILILDGHENPFGEPCKLIEQKHFEHLFPSEMVQFDAKTGSFKVNK from the coding sequence ATGCCAGGGTCAATAAAAAATATTATCACAGTTAAAGATGTAGCAATTGGCTATACCTCCAAAACAATTGTGGACACGATAAATTTTGACTTGAAATCCAAAGAACTATGTGCTATCGTTGGCGTTAATGGCATTGGAAAATCGACACTTTTACGCACCTTAGGAAATCTTCAACCCAAAATATCGGGCAGCATTACCTTAAATACCAAGAATCTAAAAGATTATGCTTCATTAAAACTTGCACAAGAACTTAGCTTGGTGCTAACAGAGCAACCTGCTTCCAAAAATCTAACCGTTGAAGAATTGATTGCACTGGGCAGGCAGCCCTATACCAATTGGATAGGCACTTTGACGAAGACCGATAAGAAACAAATTCAGAAAAGTCTGGATACTTTTTTATTGAACGATTTACGTTACCGCAAATGCCATGAGCTCAGCGATGGTCAACTACAACGTGTATTGATAGCACGTGCTATGGCACAAGATACGCCCATCATTTTATTAGATGAACCCACAACACATTTAGACCTCTACCATAAAGTACAAATTCTAAAGTTATTGCAGCAATTGGCTCATGAACAGCAGAAAACAATCATTTTTACAACACATGAAATTGATTTAGCCATTCAGCTATGCGATAAAATTTTAATCCTTGATGGACATGAAAATCCATTCGGAGAACCCTGCAAATTAATAGAACAAAAGCATTTTGAACATCTTTTTCCTTCAGAAATGGTTCAATTTGATGCTAAAACAGGTTCTTTTAAAGTGAACAAATAG
- a CDS encoding iron ABC transporter permease: MQHYKSYRISFALIITALIFAWILNISSGSVAIPFKALLSSLFGGEVETESWKYIIWNYRIPKAFTAILVGGGLALSGLLMQTLFRNPLAGPFVLGISSGASLGAALLLMGASLFTGFTSLLLLNDVSLAIAASVGSFLVLLVVMLVANRVKDTMALLIIGLMFGSITAAIVSVLAYFSTAENLQRFIFWSFGSVGNLSSQQVILLSGIVGIGVILSILSIKKLNAFLLGENYALSLGISLKKSRLIIIIATGILAGGITAFAGPIAFVGLAVPHLTRQIFDTMEHRILIPSVFLYGAILMLLCDTIAQLPNSANVLPINAITSLIGAPVVIWLLVRKRKMLF, translated from the coding sequence ATGCAGCACTACAAATCATACCGTATTTCGTTTGCGCTAATCATTACAGCTCTAATTTTTGCATGGATATTGAATATAAGTTCAGGTTCTGTAGCAATACCTTTCAAAGCACTGTTGTCTTCTTTATTTGGTGGTGAAGTTGAAACTGAGTCTTGGAAATACATTATATGGAACTATCGCATACCTAAAGCCTTTACGGCCATTTTAGTTGGTGGCGGTCTGGCGTTGAGTGGCTTGTTGATGCAAACCCTGTTTCGCAATCCATTGGCCGGACCTTTTGTTTTGGGGATTAGCTCCGGCGCCAGTCTTGGAGCTGCATTACTATTAATGGGCGCATCGCTGTTCACAGGTTTTACTTCATTGTTACTTTTAAATGATGTGTCGTTGGCAATCGCGGCAAGTGTTGGTAGTTTTTTGGTATTGCTTGTGGTAATGCTGGTAGCCAACAGGGTCAAGGATACCATGGCTTTACTGATTATCGGTCTTATGTTTGGAAGTATTACGGCAGCAATTGTCAGTGTACTGGCCTATTTTTCAACTGCGGAGAACCTCCAGCGCTTTATTTTTTGGTCATTTGGGAGTGTCGGCAACCTATCTTCGCAACAAGTAATCCTTTTAAGTGGCATTGTTGGCATAGGAGTTATCTTGAGTATACTTTCCATAAAAAAATTAAATGCATTTTTATTAGGAGAAAACTACGCATTGAGCCTTGGCATATCTTTAAAAAAATCCAGGCTCATTATCATCATTGCAACTGGCATATTGGCTGGTGGAATTACGGCATTTGCAGGACCTATTGCTTTTGTTGGATTGGCGGTACCGCACCTTACAAGGCAAATATTCGACACTATGGAGCATCGCATTCTCATTCCTTCAGTATTTCTTTATGGTGCCATTTTAATGCTCCTTTGTGATACCATTGCACAGTTGCCAAATTCTGCCAATGTTTTGCCCATAAATGCCATAACTTCACTTATTGGAGCTCCCGTTGTGATATGGTTGCTGGTTAGAAAACGAAAAATGTTGTTTTGA
- a CDS encoding ABC transporter substrate-binding protein — MIRKQVFILFFTSFFIFFFSGCGEKKKVLPIKQKERETKIYHATGFTIKSNTNFTTIEVSSAWPGAETNFKYALVSREKIASIALPRDTYDAIIPVPVKNMIVTSTTHIPSLEALGELNTITGFPNTDLVSSERARKRIESKHIKELGTNENINTEIALVLQPDVVIGFGINNTNKAYETLKRSGIPVVYNGEWTEQTPLGKAEWIKFFAPFFQKEKQADSIFKTIEKSYNDTKLLALNATQKPTVLTGGLYKDVWYIAGGKSWMAKFLKDANANYIWTDTEEKGSIGLSLEAVLEKGKQADFWFNPSMHTTYKDLKKADTHYEQFDAFSNKKIYSNAVKKGSTGGILFYELAPQRPDLVLKDLISILHPELLPNHELNFYLPLH, encoded by the coding sequence ATGATACGAAAACAAGTATTCATCCTATTTTTCACAAGCTTTTTTATATTCTTTTTCTCTGGTTGCGGTGAAAAAAAGAAAGTCCTTCCGATTAAACAAAAAGAGAGAGAAACCAAAATATACCACGCTACAGGTTTTACAATAAAATCAAATACCAATTTTACTACAATAGAAGTTTCATCAGCCTGGCCAGGTGCAGAAACCAATTTTAAATATGCATTGGTATCCAGAGAAAAAATTGCTTCGATAGCGCTACCTCGGGATACATACGATGCCATAATACCCGTACCTGTAAAAAATATGATTGTAACCTCCACAACACACATTCCTTCTTTAGAAGCTTTGGGCGAACTGAATACGATTACAGGTTTTCCCAACACGGATCTAGTTTCTTCGGAAAGGGCCCGAAAACGAATAGAATCCAAGCACATTAAAGAATTGGGAACCAATGAAAATATCAATACGGAAATCGCATTGGTTTTGCAGCCAGATGTTGTGATAGGCTTCGGAATAAACAATACCAACAAAGCTTATGAAACATTAAAACGTTCAGGAATACCTGTAGTGTATAATGGAGAATGGACAGAGCAAACACCTTTGGGAAAGGCAGAATGGATTAAGTTTTTCGCTCCTTTTTTTCAAAAAGAAAAACAGGCTGACAGTATTTTCAAGACAATAGAAAAATCATATAATGACACCAAGCTTTTAGCGTTGAATGCAACACAAAAACCAACAGTATTAACTGGCGGGCTATACAAAGATGTATGGTATATAGCAGGTGGGAAAAGCTGGATGGCAAAATTTTTAAAAGATGCCAATGCGAATTACATATGGACAGATACTGAGGAAAAAGGAAGTATTGGCCTGAGCTTGGAAGCCGTTTTGGAAAAAGGGAAACAGGCAGATTTTTGGTTCAATCCCTCCATGCACACTACATATAAAGATTTGAAAAAAGCGGACACTCACTATGAACAATTCGATGCATTTTCCAATAAAAAAATATATTCAAATGCTGTAAAGAAAGGAAGTACTGGAGGTATTCTTTTTTATGAGCTGGCTCCACAACGGCCAGATTTGGTGCTTAAAGATCTAATCTCCATACTACATCCTGAACTTTTACCAAATCACGAACTCAATTTCTACTTGCCCTTGCACTAA
- a CDS encoding TonB-dependent siderophore receptor, with protein sequence MKKSYLWLGAAILVGKGLSAQSSQQDSVQVQQLQEVVVSDSRFELKRENSGKTVIKISTEELERNQGRTVAQIINTKSGIEIAGSRGRDGDVLGVFARGGRGRQVLVIIDGVRVTNPSSFAVEYDLRLLSAANVESIEIIKGAASTLYGTNAATAVINITTKKNSENKIAGNFESMVGTNQTSEDQNYNLASFANGARVSGTLDKFSYGLSFSNRYSNGLSAAVTPENEEDDFSQYSTDLKLGYQFSKDLNVSVYVNKTELRTEFDADRAESPNRLKQDQERVGIASTFNYGKGSVELNAAYTDFEIDTRGTFGDSSANGENFVFDIFNKYVLNEKFYTVLGVNYIKDKASFTNAVDFTIVDPYANLVYVSDFGFNLNTGARLNTHSEYGNNFVYNVNPSYVFRTSEGYVKLLGTYATSYITPNLTQLFGDFGANPDLEPEENTTIEGGVEYFVNDKLRFSTIYFDRNEKNRIGSDADFRSINISDEIDVNGIEVEASWIPIETLTLDANYAFTERKGDNAIRIPKHKANLTLGYQLCKSTNVSLNYAYTGERNDTDFAIGENVALDAFSLVNLYIDHELMSNKLKVFLNANNVLNEEFTEIIGFTTRGRNISAGFNLSF encoded by the coding sequence ATGAAAAAAAGTTACTTATGGTTAGGTGCTGCTATTTTAGTTGGCAAGGGTCTTTCTGCGCAGAGCTCACAGCAAGATTCTGTTCAGGTTCAACAACTGCAGGAAGTGGTTGTGAGTGATTCGCGTTTTGAGCTAAAGCGTGAAAATTCTGGTAAAACGGTCATCAAGATTTCAACTGAGGAATTGGAACGAAATCAAGGTAGGACCGTGGCTCAGATTATCAATACAAAAAGCGGAATTGAAATTGCCGGTAGCCGGGGTAGGGACGGTGACGTTCTAGGTGTTTTTGCCAGAGGTGGGCGAGGACGACAAGTTCTGGTCATTATTGATGGGGTTCGTGTAACCAACCCTTCTTCTTTTGCGGTTGAATATGATTTACGGCTTTTGTCTGCAGCCAATGTAGAATCCATTGAAATTATAAAAGGTGCTGCGAGTACGCTTTATGGTACCAACGCGGCTACGGCTGTCATCAACATCACTACCAAAAAGAATTCGGAAAATAAGATTGCAGGTAATTTTGAATCCATGGTAGGAACAAATCAAACTTCTGAAGACCAAAATTATAACCTCGCTAGTTTTGCCAATGGAGCTAGAGTAAGTGGAACCTTGGACAAGTTCTCTTATGGTCTAAGTTTTTCCAATCGCTATTCCAATGGACTTTCTGCTGCTGTAACTCCAGAAAATGAGGAAGATGATTTTTCACAATACAGCACAGACCTTAAACTGGGATATCAATTTTCTAAAGACTTGAATGTTTCGGTTTATGTGAACAAAACGGAACTTAGAACCGAGTTTGATGCCGACCGTGCTGAATCTCCCAATAGATTAAAGCAAGATCAGGAACGCGTAGGGATTGCATCCACATTTAACTATGGAAAAGGATCTGTAGAACTAAATGCTGCGTACACAGATTTTGAAATAGATACCAGAGGCACATTTGGTGATAGCAGTGCCAACGGTGAGAATTTTGTTTTTGACATTTTTAATAAATATGTGTTGAATGAAAAGTTTTATACAGTTCTAGGCGTAAACTATATTAAAGACAAGGCTTCTTTTACCAATGCGGTGGATTTTACGATTGTTGACCCCTATGCCAACTTGGTATATGTATCTGATTTTGGCTTCAACCTAAATACGGGAGCTAGGCTTAATACGCATTCTGAGTACGGGAACAATTTCGTATATAACGTAAATCCATCCTACGTTTTTCGTACCTCTGAGGGGTATGTTAAACTTCTGGGTACTTATGCCACATCATATATCACACCTAATTTAACACAGTTGTTCGGGGATTTTGGTGCAAACCCAGATTTGGAACCTGAGGAGAATACTACCATAGAAGGTGGGGTGGAGTATTTTGTAAATGATAAGCTTCGGTTTAGTACTATTTATTTTGATAGAAATGAAAAGAACCGAATTGGGTCGGATGCTGATTTTCGGAGTATTAATATTTCAGATGAAATCGATGTAAACGGTATCGAAGTAGAAGCTTCTTGGATTCCTATTGAAACACTTACCTTGGATGCCAATTATGCCTTCACAGAGCGGAAGGGTGATAATGCTATAAGAATTCCCAAGCATAAAGCGAATTTAACTTTGGGCTACCAACTATGCAAATCCACAAATGTTTCGCTTAACTATGCCTATACCGGTGAGCGGAATGATACAGATTTCGCCATCGGTGAGAATGTTGCCCTAGATGCTTTTTCCTTGGTAAACTTGTATATTGACCATGAATTAATGTCCAATAAGCTGAAGGTTTTCCTCAACGCCAATAATGTTTTAAATGAAGAGTTCACTGAAATTATTGGTTTTACCACTAGAGGTAGAAACATCAGTGCTGGATTTAACCTAAGTTTTTAA
- a CDS encoding ABC transporter substrate-binding protein: MLKVCSFMPAVTQMIYDMGLDNQLYGVTFECPEQALKEKKPVVRCILEGKNLSSQEIDTLFSASKHQGKDLYYVDEPLLETISPDIIFTQDICDICQIDTACTAAAVANLEKQPELISISPQSLEDVFESAITIAKAMGREEVAYLYLAKLHNRIDSVIDKLRASKALPKRVMLMEWLDPIFNCGHWISHQIAYAGGVDMLSNPSGDSIVTQWDKIVKYDPEVLVIAPCGFTIERTIEEMHLLIKKEGWNELTAVKEEAVYIADFDMFTQSSANTLVNGIEVLAGLFHPDVFDIPEKLSEKFKPFLVKTI; this comes from the coding sequence ATGTTGAAGGTTTGTTCTTTTATGCCCGCCGTTACCCAGATGATTTATGATATGGGTCTTGACAATCAGCTTTATGGCGTCACTTTTGAATGCCCTGAACAAGCGTTAAAAGAAAAGAAACCTGTTGTACGTTGTATTTTGGAAGGTAAAAACTTATCTAGTCAGGAAATTGATACGTTGTTTTCTGCAAGTAAGCACCAGGGGAAAGATTTGTATTATGTGGACGAACCCCTTTTGGAGACGATTTCACCTGATATCATCTTCACCCAGGATATATGTGATATATGCCAGATAGATACGGCATGTACTGCAGCAGCAGTTGCTAATTTAGAGAAACAACCTGAATTGATTTCGATAAGTCCACAATCTTTGGAAGACGTTTTTGAATCTGCAATTACCATTGCCAAAGCAATGGGTAGGGAAGAGGTGGCCTATTTGTATTTGGCAAAATTGCATAACCGAATTGATAGCGTAATCGATAAACTAAGAGCTTCCAAAGCATTGCCAAAGCGGGTGATGCTGATGGAGTGGTTAGATCCTATTTTTAATTGTGGACATTGGATTTCCCATCAAATTGCTTACGCAGGTGGGGTGGATATGCTTTCGAACCCATCTGGCGACAGTATAGTGACCCAATGGGACAAAATCGTAAAGTATGACCCTGAGGTTTTGGTCATAGCGCCTTGTGGTTTTACGATTGAACGAACCATTGAAGAAATGCACTTGCTGATTAAAAAAGAGGGATGGAATGAATTAACAGCAGTTAAAGAAGAAGCTGTCTACATTGCAGATTTTGATATGTTCACTCAATCATCTGCCAATACACTCGTCAATGGAATAGAAGTATTGGCAGGCCTTTTTCATCCAGATGTATTCGACATCCCTGAGAAACTATCAGAAAAGTTCAAGCCTTTTCTTGTGAAAACGATTTAA